Proteins found in one Balaenoptera musculus isolate JJ_BM4_2016_0621 chromosome 4, mBalMus1.pri.v3, whole genome shotgun sequence genomic segment:
- the RRP1B gene encoding LOW QUALITY PROTEIN: ribosomal RNA processing protein 1 homolog B (The sequence of the model RefSeq protein was modified relative to this genomic sequence to represent the inferred CDS: inserted 3 bases in 3 codons): MAPAMQPAEIQFAQRLASHEKGIRDRAVKKLRQYISVKTQRETGGFSQEELLKIWKGLFYCMWVQDEPLLQEELANTISQLIHVVNNSEAQHLFLQTFWQTVNREWPDIDGLRLDKYHMLIRLVLRQSFEVLKRNGWEESRIKLFLDVLMKEILHPESQSPNGVKFHFIDIYLDELSKVGGKELLANQNLKFIDPFCKVAAKTKDQTLVQTIARGVFEVIVDQSPFAPEETVEEQKTKVSDSDLSEEETSGKEMTWRKAIRRKKTALGRYHSRKEEVGEEGGRDGGGSVEDAGLLLQFDYKAVADRLLEITNRKNIPPFNRKRLSKLIKKFQDLSEAGSISHLSFAEDTSADEDDQTLSQGRHKKKGNKLLEKTDMERGRGTKFSPAEEEEGAGSIPKRKRKKKKKNHLRPEHFGPGGEATCPEQNGSREPEAGPGRAREAGAAELGTVATPGPQEQSGLEPTSLHSRRKRLRKRSLRVQVEGPEGAAPAPAGGAPVLKRRRELGALLVNGSGPPTPAWPLPRREGPPASPADRGDCPALPPRAGKLKKRRGEPGGLDLYDPSAQKAAILXKRKKMKEMSKLAEHRGVKLVQALGSGGALSPLKKQLRTQKDFVKFDAASSPKPLFFRKAKGSGAATLPGPRLQPHGTPSSSKKVTFGLSRNTTAEFKKTDKSILVSPXGPSRVAFXPEQRPLHGVLKTPSSSPASTPLGTKKPLTSVPKRRPTAIDFF; encoded by the exons GAGGTTTCAGCCAAGAAGAACTTCTAAAAATATGGAAAGGGCTCTTCTATTGCATGTGGGTGCAGGATGAACCCCTTCTACAG GAGGAGCTAGCGAACACTATTTCCCaactcatccatgttgttaaCAACTCAGAGGCTC AGCACCTGTTCCTCCAGACCTTCTGGCAAACCGTGAACCGGGAGTGGCCAGACATCGACGGGCTGCGCCTGGACAAGTACCACATG CTGATCCGTCTGGTCCTGAGGCAGTCCTTTGAAGTTCTGAAGCGAAACGGCTGGGAAGAAAG CCGAATCAAGCTTTTCCTAGACGTCTTGATGAAGGAGATCCTACATCCTGAGAGTCAGTCTCCGAATGGAGTGAAATTccacttcattgatatttatctGGATGAACTGTCCaaggtgggagggaaagag CTGCTGGCCAATCAGAACCTCAAGTTTATTGACCCATTCTGCAAGGTGGCCGCCAAGACTAAGGA CCAGACTCTGGTACAGACTATAGCTAGGGGTGTTTTTGAAGTCATTGTAGATCAGTCTCCTTTTGCACCTGAAGAGACGGTCGAGGAACAGAAAACCAAAGTGAGTGACAGTGACCTCTCTGAGGAAGAGACGTCTGGAAAGGAGATGACGTGGAGAAAAGCaatcaggagaaagaaaacag CACTGGGCAGATATCACTCCAGAAAAGAGGAAGTCGGTGAGGAAGGCGGACGGGACGGCGGCGGAAGCGTGGAGGACGCCGGGCTGCTTCTCCAG TTTGACTACAAGGCAGTTGCTGACCGACTCCTGGAAATAACCAACAGGAAAAACATCCCTCCCTTCAACAGGAAACGTCTCTCCAAGCTCATCAAAAA attCCAAGATCTCTCTGAAG CAGGCAGTATCTCTCACCTCAGTTTTGCTGAGGACACTTCGGCTGATGAAGATGACCAAACCCTCAGTCAAGGGAGGCATAAGAAGAAAGGGAACAAACTTTTGGAGAAAACGGACATGGAAAGAGGGAGAG GAACGAAGTTCTCTCCTGCCGAAGAGGAGGAGGGCGCTGGCAGTattccaaagagaaaaaggaaaaagaagaagaagaaccacCTCCGGCCCGAACACTTCGGGCCCGGTGGTGAGGCCACGTGTCCGGAGCAGAACGGCAGCCGGGAGCCGGAGGCCGGTCCCGGGAGAGCCCGGGAAGCGGGTGCGGCTGAGCTGGGGACGGTGGCCACACCCGGCCCCCAGGAGCAGAGCGGCTTGGAGCCCACCTCCCTGCACAGCCGGAGGAAACGACTGAGGAAGAGGAGCCTGAGGGTCCAGGTGGAGGGCCCGGAGGgagcggccccggccccggctgGCGGCGCCCCAGTCCTGAAGAGGAGGCGGGAGCTCGGGGCCCTCCTGGTCAACGGCAGCGGCCCGCCCACGCCGGCCTGGCCCCTGCCCCGGAGGGAGGGCCCTCCAGCAAGCCCAGCAGACAGAGGGGACTGCCCTGCCCTCCCGCCCAGGGCGGGGAAACtgaagaagaggaggggggagCCCGGCGGCCTTGACCTCTATGACCCATCTGCTCAGAAAGCTGCCattt aaaaaaggaagaaaatgaaagagatgtcAAAGttggcagagcacagaggggtCAAGCTCGTCCAGGCTCTG GGGAGCGGTGGGGCGCTCAGCCCTTTGAAGAAGCAGCTGAGGACCCAGAAGGACTTCGTGAAGTTTGACGCCGCCTCCTCCCCGAAGCCCCTGTTCTTCAGGAAGGCCAAGGGCAGCGGGGCCGCCACCTTGCCAGGCCCCAGGCTGCAG CCACACGGGACGCCGTCCAGCTCCAAAAAGGTGACGTTCGGGCTGAGCAGGAACACGACGGCGG AATTCAAGAAGACGGACAAGAGCATCTTGGTCAGTC CGGGCCCCTCCCGGGTGGCCT ACCCTGAGCAGAGACCCCTCCACGGAGTGCTGAAGACCCCCAGCAGCTCGCCGGCCAGCACGCCCCTGGGGACCAAGAAGCCGCTGACCAGCGTGCCAAAGAGGAGGCCGACGGCTATAGACTTCTTCTAG